One region of Syntrophorhabdaceae bacterium genomic DNA includes:
- a CDS encoding cobalamin-dependent protein (Presence of a B(12) (cobalamin)-binding domain implies dependence on cobalamin itself, in one of its several forms, or in some unusual lineages, dependence on a cobalamin-like analog.) — protein MRILLVNPPNCGRSIPEEQYGIDSLKLILRGEPLCLEVLAGNLDDHEVKIVDLKAEPAVYTETLVNFKPHVVGITGVTCEANTMVSLAFEAKETVKATVVVGGVHASNDPQFFNKPHIDYIVVGLGKLSFGELIAALEAGGPTDEIPGVAKTDPRNVLSYLPRTYSPSDLVEEKPPRYDLVSSYREHYILPSLGFRLGAVSAASGCPHRCSFCSIEKMTGGRYLTHSPEAVLRDIGLLGDIPVIRLVDANTFGNVDQSRELCRKIEGAGIRKNYVADVRSDTVVRHPDLFVEWKKAGLRSVIVGFEEIDDGRLKEMEKANTSSMNTEAIGILHDTGITIVGDFIISPDWDEVRFQEMRAYLEKNPVDLPMFSVLTPLPGTPLYESLKSKITLHDLDFYTLTNAVIPTKMNEKAFYENYADLMKSGHIGAKL, from the coding sequence ATGCGAATCCTTCTAGTTAATCCTCCGAATTGTGGGCGCAGTATCCCTGAGGAGCAATATGGTATCGACTCCTTAAAGCTTATTCTGCGCGGAGAACCGCTGTGCCTTGAAGTTCTTGCCGGCAACCTCGATGACCATGAGGTGAAGATAGTCGATCTCAAGGCGGAGCCCGCTGTTTACACGGAAACCCTTGTAAATTTTAAGCCTCATGTTGTCGGGATTACCGGTGTGACATGCGAGGCGAACACTATGGTGAGCCTGGCTTTTGAGGCAAAGGAGACGGTAAAGGCGACGGTGGTCGTCGGAGGTGTTCATGCGAGCAACGATCCGCAATTTTTTAACAAGCCGCATATAGATTATATCGTAGTGGGACTCGGGAAGCTGAGCTTCGGAGAATTGATCGCCGCCCTGGAAGCCGGGGGACCGACAGATGAGATCCCGGGCGTTGCAAAGACCGATCCTCGCAATGTTCTTTCCTATCTTCCGCGGACCTATTCCCCTTCCGATCTGGTAGAGGAAAAACCTCCCCGATATGATCTGGTAAGCAGCTACCGGGAGCATTACATATTGCCCTCTCTCGGTTTCAGGCTGGGGGCTGTATCTGCCGCTTCCGGCTGCCCTCATCGCTGCTCGTTCTGTTCCATCGAGAAGATGACGGGTGGCCGCTATCTGACCCATAGCCCGGAGGCGGTTCTCAGGGATATAGGGTTACTTGGGGACATTCCGGTCATACGTCTCGTAGACGCCAATACCTTCGGGAACGTAGACCAGTCGCGCGAATTGTGTCGAAAAATAGAGGGGGCCGGAATACGAAAGAATTACGTGGCCGATGTGCGATCCGACACGGTGGTGCGTCATCCGGACCTTTTTGTTGAATGGAAGAAGGCAGGGCTTCGTTCCGTTATCGTCGGTTTCGAGGAGATAGACGACGGGAGACTCAAGGAGATGGAGAAGGCAAATACGTCCTCCATGAACACCGAGGCGATAGGGATACTCCACGATACAGGCATCACTATCGTGGGGGATTTCATAATCTCTCCCGATTGGGATGAGGTGCGGTTTCAGGAGATGAGAGCATATTTGGAGAAAAATCCGGTGGATCTGCCTATGTTCTCGGTCCTTACGCCGCTGCCGGGGACCCCTCTTTATGAATCGTTGAAATCCAAAATCACTCTCCATGACCTCGATTTCTACACCCTCACAAATGCCGTAATCCCTACCAAAATGAATGAAAAAGCGTTTTATGAAAATTATGCCGATCTCATGAAGTCGGGGCATATTGGGGCAAAGCTATGA
- a CDS encoding DUF1847 domain-containing protein, which yields MKKGSEAECASCAVIEGERACMVPGGKAGKGCPTVGRKKLLKKALEEYKTDDLKEFARLASVQEGECYSGRDRQPFVMHPVKPRIVETMEFAKKMGYVRLGLVFCGGLANEAAAVARIFENHGFTVVSVVCKAGAVPKEEIGLKDKEKVHWGEHESMCNPIFQAMVLNEGKTDFNVLLGLCVGHDSMYFKFAEAPTTVLAVKDRVTGHNPLSAIYLSDKYYSWVMEP from the coding sequence ATGAAGAAGGGCAGTGAGGCCGAGTGCGCCAGTTGTGCGGTAATTGAAGGGGAGCGGGCCTGCATGGTCCCCGGGGGCAAGGCGGGAAAAGGATGTCCTACCGTGGGCAGGAAGAAGCTTCTTAAAAAGGCGCTCGAAGAGTACAAAACCGATGATCTGAAGGAGTTTGCCCGCCTGGCATCGGTGCAGGAGGGAGAGTGTTACTCCGGGCGGGACAGGCAGCCCTTTGTGATGCATCCGGTTAAACCGAGAATTGTGGAAACCATGGAATTCGCGAAAAAGATGGGATACGTGAGACTGGGCCTCGTATTTTGCGGCGGACTGGCGAATGAAGCGGCGGCGGTGGCCCGGATCTTTGAAAACCATGGCTTCACGGTAGTATCGGTGGTGTGCAAGGCAGGCGCAGTCCCGAAGGAAGAAATAGGGTTGAAGGACAAGGAGAAGGTGCACTGGGGCGAGCACGAGTCCATGTGCAATCCCATATTCCAGGCAATGGTTCTCAACGAGGGGAAAACGGATTTTAATGTGCTCTTAGGGCTTTGCGTGGGACACGACTCCATGTATTTCAAGTTTGCCGAGGCGCCAACGACGGTACTTGCCGTGAAGGACCGCGTTACCGGCCACAATCCCTTATCGGCCATTTACCTTTCGGACAAATATTACTCATGGGTAATGGAGCCATAA
- a CDS encoding 4Fe-4S binding protein produces the protein MKDRVALEVKTEMCLGCGACAGVCPRRAIWFMWGRANINRARCDLCYRCLPECPEAAIREKIPPAAGQVPSMKEKKGGGGG, from the coding sequence ATGAAGGACCGGGTCGCGCTGGAAGTGAAGACGGAGATGTGCCTGGGGTGCGGGGCGTGCGCCGGCGTTTGTCCCCGCAGAGCCATCTGGTTTATGTGGGGACGGGCCAACATAAACCGGGCCCGCTGCGATCTCTGCTACCGCTGTCTGCCGGAATGCCCGGAAGCGGCGATCCGGGAGAAGATTCCTCCGGCGGCCGGGCAGGTCCCCAGCATGAAAGAAAAGAAGGGGGGCGGAGGAGGGTAG
- a CDS encoding sigma-54-dependent Fis family transcriptional regulator, producing MENTQTFDLRSLLSFNPEGGIIKFMGHRVLLFDAVAMGLLRRELFDRLGVSAARNVLTRLGYAHGWLAADHLSAEWPDLLGDPRFGPALHMLQGLVSISEFNFNVGNELHHTTCTWHDSYEAEQHVLQFGISTEPVCWTLTGFISGYTSRALGRELYCIEHKCVGKGDAYCSVEARLIEDWGPEIHDHLPFFREKTIDGILEDVTAKLRKAERRLIQLKKTLDTDIYSSGIIANSSVMRDTLSLAKRAAKVDSFVMLTGETGSGKELIARLIHDESARSSRPFVSASCSAVSPSLLESEFFGHARGAFPGADRDRAGLFEGPRGGTVFIEKIEEMPFEMQAKLLRVIQEGSVCRVGEAISRPVDFRIIAASNRDLEEDVKSGRFRSDLYYRLCVIGLTMPPLRQRVEDILPLARFFLAMMNKGSGRGVKGFSPAAVECLLRHDWPGNVRELQNVVERAVALCAGTRVELEDLPHGLRKPSFRPVVHDDIRPLREIERKYVLAVFELAKGDKKLAATKLDIGLRTLYRKLEEYGVR from the coding sequence ATGGAGAATACACAGACATTTGACTTACGGAGCCTCCTTTCCTTTAATCCCGAAGGAGGTATTATCAAGTTCATGGGGCATCGTGTGCTTCTCTTCGACGCCGTTGCCATGGGCCTTTTGCGCCGCGAGCTTTTCGACAGACTCGGCGTATCGGCCGCACGGAACGTCCTCACCCGCCTGGGATACGCCCACGGCTGGCTGGCCGCCGACCATCTGAGCGCGGAGTGGCCGGACCTGTTGGGAGACCCGCGGTTCGGACCGGCCCTTCACATGCTGCAGGGATTGGTCAGTATTAGTGAATTCAATTTTAACGTGGGCAATGAGCTCCATCACACGACGTGTACATGGCATGACTCCTATGAGGCGGAGCAGCACGTGCTTCAATTCGGTATATCGACTGAGCCCGTGTGCTGGACACTGACCGGGTTCATAAGTGGCTACACCAGCCGGGCGCTGGGCCGGGAGTTGTATTGCATCGAGCACAAGTGCGTCGGAAAAGGCGATGCCTATTGTTCCGTTGAAGCCAGACTTATTGAAGACTGGGGTCCGGAGATTCACGATCATCTGCCTTTTTTCCGGGAAAAAACTATTGATGGCATCCTCGAGGATGTGACGGCAAAGCTTCGCAAGGCCGAGCGACGCCTGATTCAGTTGAAGAAGACTCTCGACACCGACATCTATTCATCGGGCATAATCGCAAACAGCTCGGTGATGCGGGATACCCTGAGCCTTGCGAAGCGTGCGGCAAAGGTGGACTCGTTTGTGATGCTGACCGGGGAAACCGGAAGCGGGAAGGAATTGATCGCCCGTCTCATCCACGACGAATCTGCCCGATCGTCACGACCTTTCGTCTCGGCGAGCTGCAGTGCGGTCTCGCCTTCTCTTTTAGAGAGCGAGTTTTTCGGGCATGCCAGGGGGGCCTTCCCCGGTGCGGATCGCGACCGGGCAGGCCTGTTCGAAGGCCCAAGGGGAGGAACGGTCTTCATCGAAAAAATTGAGGAGATGCCCTTCGAGATGCAGGCGAAACTCCTCAGGGTGATTCAGGAGGGGAGCGTGTGCCGGGTCGGGGAAGCCATTTCGCGGCCGGTCGATTTCAGGATCATTGCCGCGTCAAACCGCGATCTGGAGGAGGACGTCAAGTCCGGGCGTTTCCGTTCGGACCTGTATTACCGGCTTTGCGTGATCGGGCTGACGATGCCGCCGCTACGTCAGCGTGTGGAAGACATATTGCCCCTCGCGCGTTTTTTTCTTGCCATGATGAATAAGGGATCGGGGCGCGGGGTCAAAGGGTTTTCGCCTGCCGCGGTGGAGTGTCTGCTCCGCCATGACTGGCCGGGCAACGTGCGGGAGCTTCAGAATGTCGTCGAAAGGGCGGTTGCCCTCTGCGCCGGCACGCGTGTCGAACTGGAGGACCTTCCCCATGGTCTAAGAAAGCCTTCTTTCAGACCCGTGGTGCACGATGACATCAGGCCGCTCCGTGAGATTGAGCGCAAGTATGTCCTGGCAGTCTTCGAACTGGCCAAGGGCGACAAGAAGTTGGCGGCGACTAAGCTGGACATAGGGTTGAGAACCCTTTATCGCAAGCTCGAGGAATACGGAGTGCGATAA
- a CDS encoding phosphopantetheine-binding protein produces the protein MKSVEKDGLERELLEMIIQVCNITDPIPEDLSPGDPLIGPESAFGLDSLDAVEIVVAVEKKYNIRIGSQETTRKIFRSLKTLANYVRKQTALIPSLSQR, from the coding sequence ATGAAATCGGTTGAAAAAGACGGTCTTGAAAGAGAGTTGCTTGAAATGATTATTCAGGTGTGCAACATAACCGACCCCATACCGGAGGATCTGTCTCCAGGTGATCCGCTCATTGGTCCCGAATCGGCTTTCGGACTCGATTCCCTTGACGCGGTGGAGATCGTGGTAGCGGTGGAGAAGAAATACAATATTCGCATCGGCTCACAGGAGACTACGCGCAAGATATTCAGATCTCTGAAAACACTGGCAAACTATGTGAGAAAACAGACAGCCCTTATTCCATCTCTAAGTCAAAGATGA
- a CDS encoding molybdopterin-dependent oxidoreductase, with protein MSSDRAVRSICGFCHSNCGIKVYVRDGKVLRVEGDPDHPVNKGYLCPKARAIKPMLESEQRLKFPLRRTKGGFARISWDEALDFAAEKLSTVKGKYGPQALVHMGGAPVSYGGRDGFVQFMGVYGSPNLSGAANLCAIPRQVAFVQAFGGRPEPDYEHTRLAVFWASNPVNTTRFSNYAAYDGLHEIVPRLKKRGVKIIVVDPVRSETASLADEWIRPNIGTDPALGLSMVHAIIEEDIWDEEFVKKWVSGFDAIRKHVETMSPEWAEGITSVPAERIREFARLYAKTDGALICEGNGLDMHTNGVDAVRVICMLIALTGNFDAPGGNVLYSIVPQSVLPTVKSGKEMLGRQEFPLFPVSTFPAVKEALLGEGTDRPRAMIVHHANPVLVQANQNRTVDAFRKLDFLMVLDIFPTATTEMADLILPAAADLEAVDYRAYSSSKGGFVALREKVSEPLGESRSIFEIEYDLAKKMGIEADYPFHNAEEWIDFELKPANVTLRDLRANQIIYVSPPVVYRKYEKGGFKTPSGLVECCSSRFEDGHYGALPGYEYPKESHITNPELWAKYPLSGTTRRPAEFVHTKLVNLLAPKKGYAEPVLMLHPSDAEARGIGDGERTEVESPRGKINARALLTENLGPGLISIDFGWGNPTDKGAGVNQLTRDDVWDPVSGGYPNRLFLCEIRKVPL; from the coding sequence ATGTCGAGCGATAGAGCGGTACGATCCATATGCGGATTTTGCCATTCAAATTGCGGGATCAAGGTCTATGTGAGAGACGGAAAAGTTCTTCGCGTGGAGGGCGATCCGGACCATCCCGTCAACAAAGGCTATCTCTGTCCCAAGGCTCGGGCGATAAAGCCGATGCTGGAATCGGAGCAGCGGCTGAAATTTCCCCTTAGAAGAACAAAGGGAGGATTCGCCAGAATATCCTGGGATGAGGCGCTCGATTTCGCAGCGGAAAAGCTTTCGACGGTTAAGGGAAAATATGGCCCCCAAGCCCTCGTCCATATGGGAGGAGCGCCTGTCAGCTACGGAGGAAGGGATGGTTTTGTGCAGTTCATGGGCGTCTACGGCTCTCCCAACCTCTCGGGAGCCGCCAATCTCTGCGCCATTCCCAGACAGGTGGCTTTCGTTCAGGCTTTCGGCGGAAGACCTGAACCGGACTATGAACATACGCGATTGGCTGTGTTCTGGGCTTCAAACCCGGTCAATACCACTCGTTTCAGCAACTATGCGGCCTACGATGGTTTGCACGAAATCGTGCCCCGATTGAAGAAGAGAGGGGTAAAGATTATTGTCGTGGATCCGGTCCGGTCTGAAACCGCCTCTTTGGCGGACGAATGGATCCGTCCCAATATAGGAACCGATCCCGCTTTGGGGCTCTCCATGGTTCATGCCATAATCGAAGAAGACATCTGGGATGAAGAATTCGTGAAAAAATGGGTCTCCGGCTTTGATGCGATCAGAAAACATGTAGAGACCATGTCGCCGGAATGGGCGGAAGGAATTACATCCGTCCCCGCGGAGCGCATCCGCGAATTCGCCCGTCTTTATGCGAAGACCGATGGGGCGCTCATTTGTGAGGGAAACGGGCTGGACATGCACACGAACGGCGTGGATGCGGTGAGGGTCATTTGCATGCTGATAGCCCTCACCGGTAATTTCGACGCGCCCGGTGGCAATGTCCTCTACTCGATTGTCCCCCAAAGCGTCCTGCCTACCGTGAAATCGGGCAAAGAGATGTTGGGCCGGCAGGAGTTCCCCCTCTTCCCCGTGAGTACATTCCCTGCCGTCAAGGAGGCGCTACTCGGTGAAGGGACCGACCGTCCAAGGGCCATGATCGTCCACCACGCCAACCCGGTGTTGGTGCAGGCCAATCAAAACCGTACAGTGGATGCCTTCAGGAAATTGGATTTCCTGATGGTCCTGGATATATTTCCCACGGCCACCACCGAAATGGCCGACCTTATTCTGCCGGCAGCGGCAGACTTGGAGGCGGTCGATTACAGGGCCTATTCCAGCAGTAAAGGAGGGTTCGTCGCCCTTCGGGAGAAGGTTTCCGAACCTCTCGGGGAATCGCGGTCCATCTTCGAGATCGAGTACGATCTGGCAAAAAAAATGGGTATCGAGGCCGACTATCCCTTTCATAACGCAGAGGAATGGATAGATTTTGAGCTCAAGCCCGCGAATGTGACACTCCGTGATCTGAGGGCAAATCAAATCATCTACGTCTCGCCACCTGTAGTGTATAGGAAGTACGAAAAGGGAGGCTTCAAGACGCCCTCGGGCCTCGTTGAATGCTGCTCCTCCAGGTTCGAAGATGGGCACTATGGCGCCCTTCCGGGTTACGAATACCCGAAGGAGTCTCACATTACGAACCCTGAATTATGGGCCAAATACCCCCTTTCGGGGACGACCAGGAGGCCCGCCGAGTTCGTTCACACAAAGCTGGTGAACCTCCTTGCCCCGAAGAAAGGCTACGCCGAGCCCGTTCTCATGCTCCATCCTTCGGATGCGGAGGCCAGGGGAATAGGGGACGGAGAACGAACAGAGGTCGAATCTCCCCGGGGAAAGATTAACGCAAGGGCCCTTCTCACTGAAAACCTGGGGCCCGGTCTCATTTCCATCGACTTCGGGTGGGGAAATCCGACAGACAAGGGCGCCGGCGTGAATCAGCTTACCCGTGACGACGTGTGGGACCCTGTCTCCGGCGGATACCCCAATAGGCTTTTCCTCTGTGAAATAAGGAAGGTTCCGCTGTAG
- a CDS encoding FAD-dependent oxidoreductase, whose product MKNEEKKGRRDFLKGSLAAGAAGLLAGIGAVAPGIGEAAAPKGGKGTAPGASAGRCKTYSFETPPKPIRASEIKTKKTADVVVLGLGLSGFCAALAAAEKGAKVIVLEKRNTFTTHGGWNASIGDRQHKAQKIEVPKDQVMADIMRFGGYHANARLIKLWIDESGRVMDKLLDMADKDGVKYRVDTDGKEYWPYKDFPLPVNFLPGMQRSLGRVLEKNVKAAGVEVLYETPAVQLIRKDGKSKVTGVIAKGKDGYVQVDAAKGVVICTGGYTNNKEMQEKYSPRALKTINTSYEEGSDTGDGIIMGMWVGGVKQETDCPMLWDGHTPGDPMHMTLARQPFLYVNTLGERYANEDAPFGYTANQDIEQPGSIKWTIWDANWNTDKEKMHGVICENMHIPVFWNDKSYEKWKRKGVIVEANSIEELAAKMNVPRDAFAATVKRYNELVKKGVDEDFGKDPKKLTYIVKPPFGAAKVGTGLLVTLDGLRINTDLQVLDREGKPIPGLYAAGNASGDFFCNDYPITASGVSHGRAYAFGWLAGEKAAASKG is encoded by the coding sequence ATGAAGAATGAGGAGAAGAAAGGACGTCGGGATTTTCTGAAAGGTTCATTGGCTGCAGGGGCCGCGGGGCTGCTGGCGGGTATCGGCGCGGTTGCCCCGGGGATCGGGGAGGCTGCCGCTCCAAAAGGGGGGAAAGGGACAGCACCGGGTGCGTCCGCGGGACGATGCAAGACCTATTCTTTCGAGACCCCGCCGAAGCCCATCCGTGCGAGTGAGATCAAGACGAAGAAAACGGCCGACGTGGTGGTCCTCGGCCTTGGCCTCTCGGGATTTTGCGCGGCCCTGGCGGCTGCCGAGAAGGGCGCGAAGGTCATAGTTCTGGAAAAGAGGAATACCTTCACCACTCACGGAGGATGGAACGCATCGATAGGCGACCGCCAGCATAAGGCCCAGAAGATAGAGGTCCCGAAAGACCAGGTCATGGCGGACATCATGCGTTTTGGTGGCTATCATGCCAACGCGAGGCTCATCAAGCTCTGGATCGACGAGAGCGGGCGGGTCATGGATAAACTCCTCGACATGGCGGATAAGGACGGCGTCAAATACCGGGTCGATACGGACGGAAAAGAATACTGGCCCTACAAGGATTTTCCTCTTCCCGTCAATTTTCTGCCCGGTATGCAGCGTTCCCTCGGCCGTGTGCTCGAAAAGAACGTCAAGGCGGCAGGCGTAGAGGTCCTCTATGAAACTCCGGCAGTACAGCTGATCCGGAAGGACGGCAAAAGCAAGGTGACCGGTGTAATCGCGAAGGGAAAAGACGGATATGTCCAGGTGGACGCGGCCAAAGGTGTTGTCATCTGCACGGGAGGCTACACCAACAATAAAGAGATGCAGGAGAAGTACTCGCCCCGGGCCTTGAAGACGATCAACACTTCCTACGAGGAAGGCAGCGACACGGGCGACGGCATCATTATGGGTATGTGGGTCGGCGGCGTGAAACAGGAGACCGACTGCCCCATGCTATGGGACGGACATACTCCCGGAGATCCCATGCACATGACGCTTGCGCGCCAGCCCTTCCTCTACGTCAACACCCTGGGCGAGCGCTACGCCAACGAAGACGCGCCTTTCGGCTATACGGCAAACCAGGACATCGAGCAGCCCGGCAGCATCAAATGGACCATCTGGGATGCGAACTGGAACACGGACAAAGAGAAGATGCACGGCGTAATCTGCGAGAACATGCATATCCCCGTCTTCTGGAACGACAAGAGCTACGAGAAGTGGAAGAGGAAAGGCGTCATCGTGGAAGCGAACTCGATTGAAGAGCTGGCAGCCAAGATGAATGTCCCCAGGGACGCCTTCGCGGCCACGGTGAAGCGCTACAATGAGCTGGTCAAGAAGGGCGTTGACGAGGACTTCGGCAAGGACCCGAAAAAACTGACCTATATCGTGAAGCCTCCTTTCGGTGCGGCCAAAGTCGGCACGGGTCTGCTCGTAACCCTGGACGGCCTGCGCATCAATACGGACCTCCAGGTTCTGGATAGGGAAGGTAAGCCCATCCCCGGTCTCTATGCCGCGGGCAATGCATCGGGTGACTTTTTCTGCAATGACTATCCCATCACCGCGTCCGGCGTGAGCCACGGGAGGGCATATGCCTTCGGGTGGCTGGCCGGGGAGAAGGCGGCCGCATCGAAAGGCTGA
- a CDS encoding beta-ketoacyl-ACP synthase III, producing MDVYITDISAFLPNAPVSNEEIDRVLGAVNRMPPRIKNIILKSNNIRTRYYAIDPLTGEPTHTNVQLTAEAIRRLMPYEGFHLDDIECLCCGTSTPDQLMPGHGLMVHGELKSAPCEVVSTSGICLSGMTALKFGYMNVALGLTKNAVASGSDRASSFTRASFFEGVKQKKEAFLRKDKLVPFDTAFLRWMLSDGAGAVFVTSDPVPGKPALRIDWIEQISYAGDFETCMYAGAKKNANGAMTGWRDFPSLQNALEEGAFLIKQDVKLLNREVLQVAVEKTLPRVVKKHDVSASRVDWFLPHYSSEYFKMKFYEDMKNANFEIPLDRWFSNLTYKGNTGAASIYIIMEELFHSGKIQRGEKILCFIPESGRFSMCYMMLTAV from the coding sequence ATGGATGTATATATCACCGACATCTCGGCCTTCCTTCCCAATGCGCCCGTCTCGAACGAGGAGATCGACCGGGTATTGGGCGCGGTCAATCGTATGCCGCCCCGGATCAAGAATATCATCCTGAAAAGCAACAATATCCGGACAAGATATTACGCAATTGACCCCCTCACGGGCGAACCCACCCATACGAACGTTCAGCTTACCGCCGAAGCGATACGGCGCCTCATGCCTTATGAAGGATTCCATCTCGACGATATAGAGTGTCTCTGCTGCGGGACGTCGACTCCGGACCAGTTGATGCCGGGCCACGGGTTGATGGTTCATGGCGAGCTGAAAAGCGCACCCTGCGAAGTAGTCAGCACCTCAGGCATTTGCCTGTCAGGGATGACTGCCCTGAAATTCGGCTACATGAATGTGGCCCTCGGCCTCACCAAGAATGCCGTGGCATCAGGGTCGGATCGTGCGTCATCGTTCACGAGGGCCTCCTTCTTCGAGGGCGTAAAACAGAAAAAAGAGGCTTTTCTCAGGAAGGATAAGCTTGTGCCCTTTGACACAGCTTTCCTCAGATGGATGCTCTCTGACGGCGCCGGCGCGGTATTTGTGACAAGTGACCCTGTTCCCGGCAAGCCCGCCTTGAGAATAGACTGGATCGAGCAGATCTCTTATGCCGGGGACTTTGAAACCTGCATGTACGCCGGAGCAAAGAAAAACGCCAACGGCGCGATGACCGGCTGGCGTGATTTTCCCTCTCTGCAAAATGCCCTCGAGGAAGGGGCCTTTCTCATAAAACAGGATGTGAAGCTCTTAAACCGTGAAGTGCTGCAGGTCGCAGTGGAAAAGACCCTGCCCCGGGTCGTAAAAAAACATGACGTTTCGGCCTCCCGGGTCGATTGGTTCCTGCCCCATTATTCCTCTGAATATTTTAAAATGAAGTTCTATGAAGATATGAAAAATGCGAACTTCGAAATCCCCCTCGACAGGTGGTTTTCGAACCTCACCTATAAAGGAAATACAGGGGCAGCCTCAATTTATATCATTATGGAAGAACTGTTCCATTCAGGCAAGATACAGAGAGGGGAGAAGATCCTCTGCTTTATTCCCGAAAGCGGCAGGTTCTCCATGTGTTATATGATGCTCACGGCCGTGTAA
- a CDS encoding TRAP transporter substrate-binding protein: MKKNIGLSWIVFGVLFLSFAYLTPAYGQEKVVKLRYSNFFPPMHPISKLAEDWCKEVEKRTNGRVKVSYFAGATLTPPMQTYDSTVKGIADIGQALLAYVPGRLPLSEVLQLPLGEKNGYQATMMANAYYKKFHPKEFDDVKVMYLHGAAPALFYTKKVISSIDGIKGLRIKASADSAHIVSAVGGAPVTQPITETYDSLQKGLVDGVVGPIETLKGWRFAEVTKGSLENYAISYMTSMFVVMNKGRWNSLSKADQAAIEKINEEWIEKQAKLWVVLDEEAKEYSIKKGMTWVKVTKEEEARTAEKMQSVRDRYVREMKAKGLPGDEAVKFCLDYIKTHP, from the coding sequence ATGAAAAAAAATATCGGATTATCATGGATCGTTTTCGGCGTTCTCTTTTTGTCCTTTGCGTACCTGACCCCGGCTTACGGACAGGAAAAAGTGGTAAAGCTCAGGTATTCCAATTTCTTTCCGCCCATGCACCCCATCAGCAAGCTCGCGGAAGACTGGTGCAAAGAGGTGGAAAAGAGAACCAACGGGCGCGTGAAGGTCTCCTATTTTGCAGGAGCCACCCTGACCCCGCCCATGCAGACTTATGACAGCACGGTGAAAGGAATAGCCGACATCGGGCAGGCCCTTCTGGCATATGTGCCCGGCAGGCTGCCGCTTAGCGAAGTGCTGCAGCTTCCGCTGGGCGAAAAGAATGGGTATCAGGCAACAATGATGGCGAATGCGTATTATAAGAAGTTCCACCCGAAGGAGTTCGATGATGTAAAGGTGATGTACCTCCACGGTGCCGCCCCCGCCCTTTTCTATACAAAAAAGGTCATTTCGTCGATTGACGGGATAAAGGGCTTGAGAATAAAGGCGAGCGCGGACAGTGCACACATAGTATCCGCGGTGGGAGGGGCCCCAGTGACCCAGCCCATCACCGAGACCTACGACTCCCTGCAGAAGGGTCTCGTCGACGGCGTGGTGGGCCCCATAGAGACGCTCAAGGGCTGGAGGTTCGCGGAGGTCACAAAGGGGTCTCTCGAGAACTATGCTATTTCCTACATGACTTCCATGTTTGTGGTCATGAACAAAGGCAGGTGGAACTCGCTTTCAAAAGCCGACCAGGCGGCCATAGAAAAGATCAACGAAGAATGGATTGAAAAACAGGCAAAACTTTGGGTTGTCCTTGACGAGGAGGCGAAGGAGTATTCAATAAAGAAAGGTATGACATGGGTCAAAGTGACAAAGGAAGAAGAAGCGAGGACGGCCGAGAAGATGCAGTCCGTAAGGGATAGATACGTCCGGGAGATGAAGGCGAAAGGACTGCCGGGCGACGAAGCGGTGAAGTTCTGTTTGGACTATATAAAGACGCACCCGTAA
- a CDS encoding cytochrome c3 family protein yields MAVRSSSRKRIWTGVFCSIGALFFLLAVSNGAWSQKAGKDPLLGEKHTSAGIKCAQCHKEKPSSPVTTGTCTGCHADVAKPSAVQSKKRNPHDAHMPFPDCASCHHAHKTSENQCDVCHDFGVRTP; encoded by the coding sequence ATGGCCGTAAGGAGCTCGTCCCGAAAACGCATATGGACAGGGGTATTCTGTTCGATAGGCGCCCTCTTCTTTCTCCTCGCCGTCTCGAACGGAGCATGGTCGCAGAAGGCCGGAAAAGACCCGCTTCTCGGCGAAAAGCACACGTCGGCCGGGATAAAATGCGCCCAGTGCCACAAGGAAAAGCCCTCATCCCCGGTCACCACCGGAACCTGCACGGGCTGTCATGCAGACGTGGCCAAGCCCTCGGCCGTGCAATCGAAAAAACGGAACCCCCATGACGCCCACATGCCCTTTCCGGACTGCGCGAGCTGTCACCACGCACACAAAACTTCGGAGAACCAGTGTGACGTCTGCCACGATTTCGGCGTGAGGACTCCCTGA